A region from the Alnus glutinosa chromosome 5, dhAlnGlut1.1, whole genome shotgun sequence genome encodes:
- the LOC133869469 gene encoding auxin response factor 6 gives MRLSSAGFSPQHQEGEKRVLNSELWHACAGPLVSLPAVGSRVVYFPQGHSEQVAASTNKEVDAHIPNYPSLPPQLICQLHNVTMHADVETDEVYAQMTLQPLNPQEQKDAYHPAELGTPSKQPTNYFCKTLTASDTSTHGGFSVPRRAAEKVFPPLDFSQQPPAQELIARDLHDNEWKFRHIFRGQPKRHLLTTGWSVFVSAKRLVAGDSVLFIWNEKNQLLLGIRRANRPQTVMPSSVLSSDSMHLGLLAAAAHAAATNSRFTIFYNPRASPSEFVIPLAKYVKAVYHTRVSVGMRFRMLFETEESSVRRYMGTITGISDLDPVRWSTSHWRSVKVGWDESTAGERQPRVSLWEIEPLTTFPMYPSPFPLRLKRPWPPGLPSFHGIKDEDLGINSPLMWLRGDNGDRGIQSMNFQGIGVTPWMQPRLDASMLGLHTDMYQAMAAAALQEMRAVDPTKPLPTSLLQFQQPQNLQSRSAALVQPQMMQQSQSQQAFLHGVQENQHQSHSHSQAQAQSQLLQQQLQHQHSFNNHHQQQLQQQQQQQQQQQQQPLVDHRQISCPVSTMSQFVSSSQSQSPSLQSIPSLCQQQSFSDSNGNPVTSPIVSPLHSLLGSFPQDESSHLLNLPRSIPLMHSAAWPSKRAAVEPLLSSGASQCVLPQVEKLGPPHTNISPNSISLPPFPGREYSLDQEGSTDPQSHLLFGVNIEPSSLLMQNGMSGLRGVGNESDSTAIHFPSNYMSTAGTDVSLNPAMTPSSCIDESGFLQSPENVGQVNPPTRTFVKVYKSGSFGRSLDITKFSSYHELRGELARMFGLEGELEDPLRSGWQLVFVDRENDVLLLGDDPWPEFVNSVWCIKILSPHEVQQMGKRGLELLNSVPIQRLSSSSCDDYTSRQDSRNMNSGITSVGSLEY, from the exons ATGAGGCTCTCTTCAGCTGGTTTTAGTCCTCAGCACCAGGAAG GGGAAAAGAGAGTTCTAAATTCCGAGCTTTGGCATGCTTGTGCGGGTCCTCTTGTTTCGCTACCGGCTGTTGGAAGTCGCGTTGTTTATTTCCCCCAGGGCCATAGTGAGCAG GTTGCTGCATCAACCAACAAGGAAGTTGATGCCCATATTCCCAACTACCCAAGTTTACCTCCGCAACTTATCTGTCAACTTCACAATGTGACCATGCAT GCAGATGTTGAGACAGATGAAGTATATGCTCAGATGACCTTGCAACCACTTAATCCG CAAGAGCAGAAGGATGCCTACCACCCAGCAGAGTTGGGCACCCCCAGCAAACAGccaacaaattatttttgtaaaaccTTGACAGCCAGTGACACAAGCACTCATGGAGGTTTCTCTGTTCCTCGCCGAGCAGCTGAAAAAGTGTTTCCTCCACTG GACTTCTCCCAGCAGCCTCCAGCTCAAGAGTTAATTGCAAGGGATCTACATGATAATGAATGGAAATTTAGACATATATTTCGTG GCCAGCCCAAAAGGCACCTCCTTACAACAGGATGGAGTGTATTTGTTAGTGCTAAAAGACTTGTTGCTGGTGATTCTGTGCTTTTTATCTG GAATGAAAAGAATCAATTACTTCTTGGTATCCGGCGTGCTAATCGGCCACAAACTGTGATGCCTTCATCAGTTTTATCCAGTGACAGCATGCACTTGGGTCTTCTTGCGGCTGCAGCTCATGCGGCTGCAACAAACAGCCGTTTCACCATATTCTATAACCCAAG GGCTAGCCCGTCGGAATTTGTGATACCGCTGGCCAAGTACGTCAAAGCAGTCTATCATACTCGTGTTTCTGTTGGCATGCGCTTTAGGATGCTCTTTGAAACAGAAGAATCAAGTGTCCGCCG CTACATGGGTACAATAACTGGCATAAGTGACTTAGATCCTGTTCGGTGGTCAACTTCACATTGGCGCTCTGTCAAG GTTGGCTGGGATGAATCCACAGCTGGGGAGAGGCAGCCAAGAGTATCACTATGGGAGATTGAACCACTGACAACATTCCCAATGTATCCATCTCCATTTCCTCTCAGGCTTAAGCGACCTTGGCCACCGGGACTGCCATCTTTCCATG GCATCAAGGATGAAGATCTGGGAATTAATTCTCCTCTTATGTGGCTCCGAGGAGATAATGGAGATCGTGGAATCCAATCCATGAACTTTCAGGGAATTGGGGTCACACCATGGATGCAACCAAGGCTTGATGCTTCCATGCTTGGTTTGCATACTGACATGTACCAAGCTATGGCTGCTGCGGCACTTCAGGAGATGAGAGCTGTAGATCCCACCAAACCACTACCTACATCCCTTCTGCAATTCCAGCAACCGCAGAATCTCCAGAGTAGGTCTGCTGCTTTGGTTCAGCCCCAGATGATGCAGCAGTCTCAATCTCAACAGGCCTTTCTACATGGTGTTCAAGAAAACCAGCATcaatctcactctcactctcaggCTCAAGCTCAGTCGCAGCTTCTTCAGCAACAATTGCAGCATCAGCACTCGTTCAATAACCACCACCAGCAGCAACttcagcagcagcagcagcagcagcaacaacaacagcaacaacCACTGGTTGACCATAGACAGATATCATGTCCTGTCTCTACGATGTCTCAGTTTGTTTCATCCTCTCAATCCCAGTCACCATCCTTGCAATCAATCCCTTCACTATGCCAACAACAGAGTTTTTCTGATTCAAACGGGAACCCTGTGACCAGCCCTATTGTTTCTCCTCTACATAGTCTTTTAGGTTCATTTCCCCAGGATGAATCATCCCACCTGCTTAACCTTCCAAGAAGTATCCCCTTGATGCATTCTGCTGCCTGGCCATCAAAGCGAGCTGCAGTTGaacctcttctttcttctggAGCTTCTCAGTGTGTTCTGCCCCAGGTGGAAAAGTTGGGACCACCCCACACTAATATCTCTCCAAATTCTATTTCCTTGCCACCCTTTCCTGGTAGAGAGTACTCACTAGACCAAGAAGGGAGCACTGACCCTCAGAGCCATCTCCTATTTGGTGTTAATATAGAGCCCTCATCTCTCCTAATGCAGAATGGGATGTCAGGTCTTAGGGGAGTTGGCAATGAGAGCGACTCCACAGCCATACACTTCCCTTCTAATTATATGAGTACTGCAGGCACTGACGTTTCACTTAATCCAGCAATGACACCTTCCAGTTGCATTGATGAATCTGGTTTTCTGCAGTCTCCAGAAAATGTGGGCCAAGTAAATCCACCAACCAGAACCTTTGTTAAG GTTTACAAGTCAGGGTCCTTTGGGAGATCACTGGATATCACCAAATTTAGTAGCTACCATGAGTTGCGTGGTGAGCTAGCTCGCATGTTTGGCCTTGAAGGCGAATTGGAGGACCCCCTGAGATCAGGCTGGCAGCTTGTATTTGTTGACCGGGAGAATGATGTTCTTCTCCTCGGTGACGACCCCTGGCC GGAGTTTGTAAACAGCGTGTGGTGCATCAAAATACTGTCACCGCATGAGGTGCAGCAAATGGGCAAGCGAGGTCTAGAGCTTCTGAACTCTGTACCAATCCAGAGGCTCTCCAGTAGCAGCTGTGATGACTACACAAGCCGGCAGGACTCGAGAAATATGAACAGTGGGATAACCTCTGTGGGGTCTCTCGAGTACTGA